The Eublepharis macularius isolate TG4126 chromosome 11, MPM_Emac_v1.0, whole genome shotgun sequence genome includes a region encoding these proteins:
- the SRI gene encoding sorcin isoform X2, translated as MAYPGHPGAGGGYYQGADGQIDADELQRCLSQSGLSGAYKPFNLETCRLMISMLDRDMSGTLGFNEFKELWAVLSGWRQHFMSVDADHSGTVDSQEMQKALASMGFRLSPQAINAITKRYSSHGKITFDDYIACCVKLRALTDSFRRRDAAQQGMVNFQYDDFIQCVMSI; from the exons ATGGCGTATCCTGGCCATCCTGGCGCCGGAGGCGGCTACTATCAGGGCGCG GATGGGCAAATAGATGCCGATGAGCTTCAAAGATGTCTGAGCCAATCAGGCCTTTCAGGAGCATATAAAC CTTTCAACTTAGAGACCTGCAGGCTTATGATCTCCATGCTTGAT AGAGATATGTCTGGCACACTGGGCTTTAATGAGTTCAAAGAGCTCTGGGCTGTGCTGAGTGGTTGGAGACAGCATTTTATGAGTGTGGATGCAGATCACAGTGGCACAGTGGATTCTCAGGAGATGCAGAAAGCTTTGGCGTCTATGG GATTTAGGTTGAGCCCACAGGCAATTAATGCAATAACAAAACGATACAGTTCTCATGGAAAGATTACATTTGATGACTACATTGCCTGCTGTGTTAAACTCAGAGCTCTCACTG ATAGCTTTCGGAGAAGGGATGCAGCCCAGCAGGGGATGGTGAACTTCCAGTATGATGAC ttcaTTCAGTGTGTTATGAGCATCTAA
- the SRI gene encoding sorcin isoform X1, translating to MAYPGHPGAGGGYYQGAYGSAPGGPAFPGQAQDPLYGYFAAVAGQDGQIDADELQRCLSQSGLSGAYKPFNLETCRLMISMLDRDMSGTLGFNEFKELWAVLSGWRQHFMSVDADHSGTVDSQEMQKALASMGFRLSPQAINAITKRYSSHGKITFDDYIACCVKLRALTDSFRRRDAAQQGMVNFQYDDFIQCVMSI from the exons ATGGCGTATCCTGGCCATCCTGGCGCCGGAGGCGGCTACTATCAGGGCGCG TATGGGAGTGCTCCAGGAGGACCAGCTTTTCCTGGTCAAGCTCAGGATCCCTTATATGGTTATTTTGCTGCAGTGGCTGGGCAG GATGGGCAAATAGATGCCGATGAGCTTCAAAGATGTCTGAGCCAATCAGGCCTTTCAGGAGCATATAAAC CTTTCAACTTAGAGACCTGCAGGCTTATGATCTCCATGCTTGAT AGAGATATGTCTGGCACACTGGGCTTTAATGAGTTCAAAGAGCTCTGGGCTGTGCTGAGTGGTTGGAGACAGCATTTTATGAGTGTGGATGCAGATCACAGTGGCACAGTGGATTCTCAGGAGATGCAGAAAGCTTTGGCGTCTATGG GATTTAGGTTGAGCCCACAGGCAATTAATGCAATAACAAAACGATACAGTTCTCATGGAAAGATTACATTTGATGACTACATTGCCTGCTGTGTTAAACTCAGAGCTCTCACTG ATAGCTTTCGGAGAAGGGATGCAGCCCAGCAGGGGATGGTGAACTTCCAGTATGATGAC ttcaTTCAGTGTGTTATGAGCATCTAA